The following is a genomic window from Falco peregrinus isolate bFalPer1 chromosome Z, bFalPer1.pri, whole genome shotgun sequence.
GAAGATCAAAACATGTacttttaatgtgttttcccAGCCCCCATTCAGAGTTcctagctggaaaaaaaaaaaaaaaagggaaaaaaaaaaatccagaagaaaaggtaaagactgccctttcaaaaaaaaaaaaaagatgaagcatTCAAAGGGCTCATCAGTGTTGTATTTTCATACAAGACCTGGGACATTGGTGCTCTGGTTTCTGGTGCTCAGAACCTACCTCTGTGCAAATAATTAGGTATTATGAcagtaacagcagcaagaaTATAATTTTCAGCTGACCCAAACAGGAACTGCATACAGCCCTTACCTTGGATTAATTTAGTGATTGTGAAATCgttttggtttaaaaatttGTAGTACTGGCTTCAGAGCTTGATTTTAGTGACTTTAATGTTAGTTTTCCCCTCTAGGCTGTGTAACTTCACATCATATagtctttggaagttttttaaGAACTAGATTTGAAGAAGTGTTAGTAAATGTCTGGCTCTATCAAAGTTGAAAGTGTGCTTTGTGGTTGGATTTTGAGGTAGTTGGGTTTGATTCTGTACATTTTAGAAAGGTTTTAAGGAATCTTTCAAGCTCCAGACTATTTcctgaaactggaaaaataaaaagttttctgGGGCAATTCAATGAGAAGGATacaaatgaaagggaaaaaaacccaaccacattGTACATCAAGAAAGCAACTTGATGTACTGTAGGACAAAGAAAGACTTTTGTGGTGGGATACAGAAGGGAAAGACTAGTAACTGCTGGATGGGTCATGCACACATTTTATAGCCATCCTTTTTGACCCAGTTGGTATAATATCCTTTTTCTGGCTGTTAAAGAGATGAGCAGGAGAGCTATCTGCCTTTTACTTTAGGTTTGCTTTCTTGATTATTCATCTTCCTACTGTATTTACAGTATGCATTCTTTAACCAACTATGTGACCAAAACCTCCGCATTTAAATAGAGACATCAGATAACTAACTGTGTTAGACCATGAAGAGtgtaaaagaactgaaataaaaatagcacCAAATTCAGTCTAAAAACAAATGTCTGCTTTATTTGGTACTGCATTGTACTTACAAGGACAGGACCCATGGCATATTAGCTATTAGAGTCTGGTTTGGTGACAGTATAGTTGATAGTCATGGCAAATGGCAATAATGTTTCAATGGTGTTAGACTGATACCATTAAAACTGGGAGACAATAACatgcactgaaataaaagcaagatgGAGCATATTAACTTTTGTTGAACATGGCAAATCTTACCATTCTCTAACGATTTGTGGTCTTACTTCTTTACATTCTCCGCTAGGCTGGAGGACCTGCGAGTCAAGTTAGAGAATGAAGGACTCGTTAATATCTCGTATGTGGTTGTCAACCATCAGGGAGCTCATTCCCAGAAGAAAGTCCACCTACTAAGAGAAAGTGTTTCAGAGCATATCACTGTCTACCAGCAAGATGAGGGGCAAGCTGATGTTTGGACTAACTTAAATGGAAGCAAAGATGACTTTCTCATCTATGACAGGTCTGTACTTAAAGAGgaacacaagaaaatatttgcatttatttagaGTAATGCTTTGTAAAATCTATATATCATTTCATTGAGTTGCAGATAAGCTGATTACTTCCTAACaaagacttcaaaataaatttctgattTGCACTAAGTAGAGCACTTGCATTTACTGGAAAAAGGAATCTACTACAAAGGAGAAGTCTGCTTTTGCTTAAGTTAAAGTTTgggataaataattttttctttatatttattgtAGATTTCGATTAACATAATTGAGTGTAGAATTTAACGGCATGATTCTGGTCTTACACTGTTTTTAGTTTCAGACAACTTTGTTACATCCATGCATATGAAAGTAGAATCAAATGAGAAAAGCTGAGTTctcatgaaaacattttggcTGGAGTTGTTGAAAATGTCATGTagccttttggaaaaaaattaagtcttcaGGTGAAACTTTAAACTTTcgaagaaaacagctttctaaTCATAAGATTCTGGGACATGTATCTTTTGGCAGAACCAGTAATAACTCTTTAATTGAAatcctgatttttcagttttgatgtGATGGAAATTATTTGACAAGTCCTGCACCTCTAACATGACTGTCCTAATTACTATTCTGTTATGAACAGTCTCAGTTCATACTGAAGCATAATTAAGTTTATTAAAGAACTGGAAAGTTAGTAAACTTTTCTGGTAATACGATGAAATTTAATGAATTAGCTAAATTAATCTTGTGGGATGAAACTTGCACTGGAATGTTCTTTAGAAAGCGATCGCCCGTTACAGCAGCAAATACACCTAAGTGTGGGAGGTTGCTGTCATGTGACAGACGGAAGGCAGCTGTATGTAGTCCTTGGAGGGGCCCCAAAGCTGTTGTCTGGCCCACAGCGTTTGGAAGGTTGAATGTGCTGTCGGCACAGGGGGTACACCTGCGCTATGGGTTGGTTTAGCACTAGTTTGGCCATGATCTGTTACAGTTCTAGGAATGTATGTCCTTATTGTGCCTCTGTTGGCAATTAGTCTTTGCCTGTTGCCGGTCCTAGATGTGCACTGCAGATGTGTAAGAAGCTCAGGCTGGAGGACCGTGTGTTGACATCACAGGTGGGGCACTTAACAAGGTGCCCTTGTGTGCAAGTTTTGCATTTACTACAGCTCCCTTTGAATGTACCAGTTGTGTAGCCAAGTGCATACCGTAACACTCAAGTACAGATGTGGGACAAACAGGCACCATAAAAAACCCCTCAGGCACACTACATCAGTAATGCAGATGCACTGCAATGCACATCCCAATCAAAATATTACATTGCATAAAAACATTCTTTATACGGATGCAATAACCATGTGGTGATCTGTGTCACTCTGCTAACAGCACTCCTCATTAGCCAGGTAGGTCTGTAATGAGTGTACCTTTGCTAGTCTGCATGCCACTAAACTAGAGGCCTCCACTAGCAGAGTGAGGTCAGCCAGGAATCATGCTTCACACTACTGACTGATGCAGCTGAGTGGGAAACATCTGTAAGGCAGATACTGGTTTTGCCTGTAGACTCCTTGGACAGAAACAAGTCTCTGTGGGACTTGACGTGTGTGGACTGACGTGAATAAAATAAGGTATGATATGAAGAGATACTTAATTTTAGATGTATGTTTATGTATATGTAACCATAGagttttttctctccttagaTGTGGCCGTCTAGTGTATCATCTGGGTCTGCCCTATTCCTTCCTGTCTTTCCAATATGTAGAAGAATCTATTAAGATCGCATACTGTGAAAACAAGTGTGGAAACTGCTCTTACATggtattttcttgtttcattctATATATACCAGGAAAGGAAACTGGGTTTGActcatacttaaaaaaaaatatttcagtgtgaTTAATCCAAAAATACATGATTTAGAATTTACACATTTCATGTGTCTTGACAGAGAACtcttaaacatttttcaaagtgaattAGATCTAATTTACAATAAACTGATTATATGAATTCCTACCCTTGATAGAAAGgcaaagcattttcagaaatctAAATGCAATCTTGGATGCAATTTCTGGAATTACAGCTAGTGAGCAATTAGCTACTCTATTTTTGGGAAGGGTAGGTACTTAAACAAAtagctgttttttatttaaacctgAGAATCAAGTCCAAGCTGGTTTGAGTTACTGTTCCTTTTAGTTTACATTGAAACACAATATACAACAGTTACTTTGAAAAAGTAGTAATACAAGGTGACAGATTATTATTACCATTATAAAAGAAGGGTAGCTTTgttttacatataaataaacagcaaaactaCTTTAAGAATTATCAAGAAATATATGTACATAGACATGAAAGTTCAATGAGAGTAATAACTTTTGATCCCATCATACAATTTTTCATGTCAATGTAGGCCTCAGGCAGGTCAGATGTGGCATCCTagaaaaagaacacattttatcTGCAATTACTTGAATTATAAGTTTACATTAAGAATATTAACTGCCTTGTTACCAGTGGTGTAAAACAAGGTTCTTTTAGATACATTCATATCTTTCTTCGGAAAAGTAACTTAAAATCGGGTTTCTGGTTCTGCAAAAATGTTAGGATATTATTTTGGAACGAGTTTAAATAAATGTCTTGTATTTAATACTACCTTCTGTTTTGCAGGAAGCTGATATTGATGGTATATGTGAAAACATCACTAAAAAAGCCGATGAAAAGCTAGCAGAGATAGAACCCAAACCAACTAGTCAACGTTCACAACACCACAACCTGCATAGACacagacaccaccaccaccaccaccaccatcattCCAAAAATGCAAACCATCAGGCTCCTCCTGAAACTCAAAGACATCATCCTCACAGTGGTCGGCGTCATAGAGTTTTTGGCCATAACAGACATGATCAGACAGGTAGTCATGAACAGGTAGAAAGTGTGGAAACTACACCAGAtaaaaagctatgaaaaaaagggaaaaccagcTGTAAAAACTCATTAACTTGAAACTGGCAGACAGCATCAGACTCAACTTCTAGTAGCTGATGCTGTCATTGTCGACACCTTTTGTTTGAAGAGCTAGGAAATTCTGTCACTTGACAGTGTCGTGGAGCACTTCCAAATTCTTGCAGATGACATGGCCAGCTGTCAGCAGAGGACATCACTGAATCTTGACAGTGACGTCTGCTCACTGCTGCCTGACAgtcaccagcagcagaagcaagtgAAACTAGTGACACCTGACAATGacaagaaaaggcaagaaactgAGCCTGAAAAACAAACTAAGCACCTTAAAAATGGAAGGGGGTCCTGCTGCCTAAATTCACGTAGCTGCAAGAGTGGAAAAATTAACAGACCAAATGTTTTTATTGCCCccaattaaaaattacagtgaCAGGCGTGTAGAGTTAAAATATTGCGAAGAAGTAGACTTTCAGAGCAGTGCTCTTAGATTTACACAATACCTGTCAAATTCCATCACTGAAAAGCTTCATAACTTAAAGGAATTTAATTGACCCatagtttgtttttcagttgcaCTGGGAAGGTGTCTGCATTCTTGATTAATTTgtctttcttgtttctcttctaaCATTCTGCTTGCATTTGTGAGGACAGGAGCATAAACTATGACCTAGGGGCTCCTGTCTGATGTGTTGCAATCAAGAATAGAAGATAAacaaaacagatattttaatcattttttaattaagatgaTGGGACATATTCAAAAGTtgatttggttggttttttattttcctgaccTGGGGATACAAATCAGGTACAAAAAAGCTTATTCCTAAGCAACGTGCCAAAATAACTTTCTATCTTAAATGTTAGATACAAGCAgtaattgcattatttttaaacaagcttGTAAGTTTAACTTTGTGGCTTAGATACAGCATCAGTGTCCATTAACACACACTACTACAGCTTGTAAAATCCCACCAAATCAGTAAGATCATGCCTAAAGTGAGAAGCAGTGTTAACAACCCTTCATGCAGAATCAGTATCAAAAAAGAGGGAGgggtagaacaagtttaatgtTTATCTTTGTTCATAACAGTGCTGAATTTGATAAATCTATAGTGATTAGTAAGGTAATATACCACTTGTATAACTTCTCTGTCTGTAGCTTAGCTTTCCTAACCTTTGATTAACtgagttgaaataaaaatatagttgTTAGAAGGATTCCTGGATGAAGAGAgcattcaagaaagaaaaactgctttgaaagCGTACACCATAATTAATGATGGTTTAATAGGGAAATTATTATTCCTACCAAACCTGAATCTTTTTATTGTGAATGCTGATTAGCAAGAAAGTAGTCTTGAACATACAAAGAATGCATGTCTTTGGAATATTTGAGAAGAgtgttttcaataaaaaaaacacctgtatTTCTTCCTATCTTGGCTTTACTTTCAGGTGCACAGTTTGAAATATACTATTTCTCATTGTATGTACTACTGAAACTATGTCATTTACTCAATACTGCCTCTGTTTGAAAGGCAAGTCTTGGCTTTTGTTGAGACGTTGTTCTAAGTCTCTTATGGTGTTTCGAAGAATTTcaatttccttgtttttctcctcctggagatgctgcagcttctgtaaaaatgaaaggaCAGGCTTCAGTGTTAAACATCACATAGCATTATGTAACAATACAATATGCTGTGACTAATGAGAAATGTTCTAATAAGAATGCTTTTCTAAGTATGTTGTGTCACAAAATTACAAAGATTAGTTCCCCAGAACCCTATTTTTGTGACATCCCAAAGTCCCATGCCTACAAAAACAATAATGCACACACATAATTGATATCACAGGCATTTATGTCAGTTCTATCTTAAGTTCCCAGGTTAACAAATCTATTCTAAAACCACTTAACACGTGGGCTTTTGCTGTTGAACCCCAGCTGTATCAACATCAGTGCAAAGATGTGGAATTACTTGCCTAGAGGTGGGAAGGATGTGTTGGGAGAGTGAGTTAAGATGGACCCCTAAGGCATGAAACTCCACACACACGGAGTTTTGTTGCAGTTACACACAGTAAAACCCCATGGAACAGCCTGTAACAGTATTTAGTATCTGCAGGCTACAGGCTATTTAGCACATACCCTTCGATAGATACTCTGTGGCAAGACAGAAGCCTCTGAAAatgattttgttgttttattctGAACTCTTGCTAATTTAGCATTGAACTGCAAGAatcaggacaagaggaaacattaagaaccaaaaaggaaaaaagggatgTTAAATAATACAATTATAatttccacttttttaaaattagattttgtACCTGGAAGTAGTAATAGCAAGCTTATCTACTATTTAATACTAGGACAATGAAGCTACTTTATTTAAGAAAGAATGCAATTACAAGttatgtttcttaaaaaaacgCCTCAAAATATCACAAACAGTAAATAGTACAAATATGGTGAACCAAATACATGTAGATGAACAAGATgattaccaaaaaaaatctaaggCTCCACAGCCACATGTCTGCAGGGGAATATGCAGAGGGTACTAAAAACCTCTGAAACCATCAGCCTTCCCTCATGTTCCAAGGATAATTCAGCCCAAACACTTTCACTTAGTATGTGAAAGGTCTGAAGAATTTCCTTAATTGTTTCTATAATCAGAGCAGCTTAAAACCTGAGCCATGAAATACATGTTGAATTCCGTGACTGAAACCTCCACAGATTCGTAAGTCTTCAAGCTCTTggaagtttattaaaaaaaaataaatatcttccCACCATTCAGAAATCaagaatgaaaataagcagagaaccttgtttggttttttttttatagctcaACAACtagcaacattttcaaaatacttttaacttCAAACAAGAACACAGCAAACTTCAGTCTCCCTATACAGTAGGTAGAACTCAATTCCTGAGCAGAAGCAACTCAGTTACCATTATGGAAGGGAGAACATGCCACTGATCTTTGTAAAGACAATAGATTCCATAATATTACTTTGTTAAGAACTGATTAACATTTTTCACTACACAGTCTCTTCTAAGTTTACCCAATGCCCAATTGATCTTTAGCTCAGCTTTGTAATGCATACCTCTATCTGcagtttaattatttcattctgcttctcTTCATTCTGAATTTTCAGCTGTCTAGTCAGCTCTAgtatttccagttcttttttctctctctgttctcTATACTCCATTTCCTTTACTTCAACTGGTAAAAGAGCAACACCAAATACAATGACTATAGAAGATACTTAGATGGAAAAATAGCATGATTTCCCAAATATTAAAACCTTCTTGAACAGCAGGTCATCATTTCATGGGAAAAAGAATTTCattcaagcaaaaaaatacactttaaatCTATGTGAAAACCACCCTGTTGCATATGAGTAAGATGGAGTGTCTTTAAAGGAGCACCCCATTTTATACAGTTGTCTggcttttttcagctttatggatgacaaaaaaaccctcttcaaGGCTATTCCAGtactggaaaaaattaatattgaaatagttttttcttgttgcagtattatttatttgtgaaaataatGTCCTACTCTCCTGAGCATAGCTGGAACACTCTGAACAGCAGTCTAGCTTATAGTTCAAAGCAATTTTCCAAATTGTGTGACCCAAAATTTCATTCCTTCAGATTTTTAGGTTCAAGTTCCCAGTATCTGTTCTGCCTACTTAGGAATTCCTGCTCATTCTGCGTTGCTGTACTATTGCCTCATTGCCACTGTCTACTCTCTTGAGCCAAGACAAAACGCAGTTAAATACTGCCCACTTCTAGCTTTCATATGTTTCCACTAAGAAGTGGAACTTGTATTTTTCCTAGTTGAAGTACAGCTGCTACAGATTACAAGATATTTTAGCCAATGCTATAGCATTCAGTCTTCAGacaacttacatttttttcttatattgcaATTCAACTGTGTTATTTCCAATTTGTGGTCttcctctttgtttttaatttctatcGTAAGTTTCTCGATCTGATCTTTATATTCCTGCAAATGTAAAAAGGCTTCATAAAAATCTTgaggtttctgtgcttttagCCTTCTGCAAAGCACAACATCCATGTAAAAATGTACAGTACTCTGTAATTCAGTACTTGCTTTAGCCTCAATCTAGTAAATTCAGAATGCccatttacattttatacaATCTAGCTGAAGTCCACAgatgaaaaatgcagcagattTCATTGTATTACAGCTATCAGttaatgtaaaattagaaattgTACTTATTAGGAGAACAGGCAAATAGAGAGATAATATTCCTTCCCCTAACCCAGGATCTGATTCAGTGCTGCAATTTGTTAAGTGACTACAGTTTTACTTTTGTGGATTTTCAGCTGTAAGATTGTATAACAGAAATCATACTTAAAGTATGAGTTTTGTTAGTATTGCTTATACCAAGGGCTCCGCAACTTCatactggcagcagcagaagcattGGTGATACAAGAAGTTGTGATGCTGGTGGCAGTGATACTCAAGTGAAGAGTCTGAGCATGCCTATTTAAGTTTGCTCCAATAACTGATCCAGAATTATCAAGGAATTGTCTGTAGCTGCCACTGTAGAGGTGCTTGCTCCAAGGCTGTTGTCAGAGCTTTCTAACAAAGAGGTAGCCACTCACCAGAGCAATGCTCAGAGGCACTCTCAAAGGCAGTTACTGATCAGTGGTAATAGCATATATGGACATAGTCAAGTAAGTGCCTTCAGAACCACACTAGGAAGTTCCACCATGCCCATACAAGTATATAAGGTATAGAATCATAGCTTTCTCACGTCTTTCAGAAGCCATTACTTACTTTATTCTCAAAGATAACAGCTCTATTGGTataaaaattcaattttaacTCATTAGTTAATACAAATGCAGGCAAAGAAAATCAGCAGTGAAATTCCTAATCCTATACAGGTAACAGATCTGCAATCTTAGCACAGAGAACTAACAAAACTTGtgaccagctctgctggtgttACCTCCTTTCCAAAAATGAGTGGCATAGATAAGAAGTAGAGAGATGGTAAATGGAACTTATTGTGAGACACAGATAAAAAGTAGAGACCTATTATCTTTGTAGCACATAGCAAAGAAAACTATAGACAAAATTCAGACAGCTCTTGATTCTCTGGCACTACAGTAGGCATTGTTAATATCAAAACCttatttccacagcaaaatGTACATTAATGCAAGGGATTAGATTCTAGATTGTAAAGCTGAATGTGAAGGTAAatacagctaaaaataaaaagtttatcTTACACTGAGCCGGAGTTCTCAGCACTTAGTAGTTTTGACCTCTTAGTCCCTCTAACACATTCTGATATTGATATTGTCATGAGAACAACTCTTCCTACACATGATAGACATTAGAAGGGCAACAATAGTGGTATCAGTAGCAAACCCAAGAATATAAAGATGTATGAAGTGCTACAATAgagataaaatattatttctctaCCTAAAAAATGATCATTTGTGACATACCTGTTCACAAGCCTTTAATTTCTCTTCCAAGATATGAATGGTACCCTTCagtctttcattttcatctatgtaaataaaaaactaTATGAAATACTAAAAAGTACATTTTGACAGTATTATTATCAGGAAAGCAGAGTaaggaaattacatttttttacttgTCTGAAATTTAAGACTGTGGACATGATAATCATCATTTAAAGAACTACACAATCTCAGTCTCcattttttaacaagaaaattaatagtTAATCATAATATTTGCCTAGTACTACTACTCTGAATTGTCTTTAGCCTTCTGATTACTGGAGCATTTAAGAAAATCTAGATGCAAAGTTCTTTGGCTCAGAAAATAGAAGATTGTCATCATGCCTACAACATTTTCAAACTGGAAGATGCAACTTTTTAGGTACTTGTTTCCCCAAAACTAGAAAGTAGTATCTCAAAAacagaatttagaaaaaaacaataatgctttttttgatTATTAAAAGTCACTTTGGGTATTAAAAGCCACCGTATACTTCAAATTTTTAGGAGCTTATTAATATTTATGCTAATATGCCTTGAACACACAATGAGTATAAAATTAGCTACATACTGTACAGCTAAACTGTGTTATAGAGATATAGCAAATagtcttaaattttattttaaaatagtcatAAGTAATTGTCTAGTATTTATGGATAACAGCTAAATTTTAGTTACACCGAGAATTAAGACTCTTTGGTTAACCAGAGTGATAAAACTATGCATAAATGCTGCAGTCCAACAGCTGAATGATACCTTCTCACTTTTTGTAAAATTGCCTGTGCTatgctgaaatacatttaaagcCCAACTACTGATTTAAGAAAACTTCACTGAGGGCAAAACTTCTTTTACATGTGGATTCCAAGTAGGATATCAACAGACATTCATTAAACATATAGACCAACAAAATCTGCATGATTGattttagataatttttttcctttctgtttggcTGCCAGTGAGTTTCTCTCTCTGAAAAACCCagtaaatataaacaaaaaaattaaatgtctgcTCATTCAAAATTAGAGTACAGTATATATATgtgaatatttttgcttttacctTTCACATTACACTGGTTTTCAATGGTTTGTGTTAGACCCTTTATCACATTCTGTAGAGTAGTATAttctaaaagaaatgaaaaatccagtatttttgaataatttcttcagaactttaattttacattctatcatttttttctgaaatgttttataatAATCTTGATTAAATATTAGTCCTAATCTTCTTACTGACTATAGAAATAATTCATTATTATCTCACAGTTACTgctttattttagcttttagTTTTGACAACAGATTAAAACCAATTTTATCAAGCAATATGAACAACTTCATTACAACCATCACATTTCTGCTTCTAGCCAGAAAATAAGGATGTTATTGGTTTTGCGCAATTACAGAAGCTTTTCACAACAGCATTCCAGCAATTTGATGCAACTGAATGCAAATTAAATTGAGGTTTACTCTCCTGACAGCATTGTTGCCAAGATTCTTTTTAACAAGACCAACACTATCCACTCATTGCAATTTCTCACCTTCTTTTTAGTGCATATGAACATTCATCTTATGGCTCAACATAAACTTGCAGAGATTCAGAATATGCTACTATAACACCATTATCtcattttaagcaaaataattatgtgtgtgtgtgtatgtttataCATGCAACTTATTATCAGTTTacatatttgcatttcataatttcaaatttttaatttgtattctAAATATTTGAACACCATATGGACTGCCTGTAATATATAACATTTGGTATtcattaaatacaatttttatccCTTATGTTCCTTGTAACCTTCTCAGTAAAGTTACAAAAACATTCAAAGACTGGTAAGGCTGGGGGCACTAAAACTGAGGTTCCTTACTCATAAAATCTTTCTATTTCCAGAGTACCACTGCATTTCTTAAGTGGCTTTTAATTTCCGCAACAGATAAAGTACACTTAATAAAAGTTACTCATCTCATAAGAGCAAAGCTCTGTCGAAAACTGTAGATCATCTAATTAAAGCCTACATTACAAATAATGGAGTCGGGAAGATGAATTGAGAATCCAGCTCAGAGATTCAGTTTTCCACTCAATCTTTTTTAACTTTACTCTGTTCTTCCATCAAGTCTGCTTTTCATGCAGCCAAGTACGCTAGCCAGCTGTGTTCTCCCGTTCCATGCTTCCAAAAAAACGGTAGAGGGAGCACGAACCGCACAGAAACGATGCCTGCCCTCAGTTCCTGTACTGGATCAAAAGCATTTGTGGAAAAATCCTATTCAAAGTCGGAAGCCCCAGGTTAGCCGGGCCATTTGTACCAATTATTTCTACCAGAAACTTTCTCCTATTTGAAAATGTATGGAAATAAATCCAAATGTTTGCAA
Proteins encoded in this region:
- the CCDC152 gene encoding coiled-coil domain-containing protein 152, producing MNHSHEETMKKISVVNLDKLLDNFSEIEKKISEITEANNLLVLQLEKCNRLLTLSQSMEESVKEEYTTLQNVIKGLTQTIENQCNVKDENERLKGTIHILEEKLKACEQEYKDQIEKLTIEIKNKEEDHKLEITQLNCNIRKKFEVKEMEYREQREKKELEILELTRQLKIQNEEKQNEIIKLQIEFNAKLARVQNKTTKSFSEASVLPQSIYRRKLQHLQEEKNKEIEILRNTIRDLEQRLNKSQDLPFKQRQY
- the SELENOP gene encoding selenoprotein P, translating into MWAGLGLVLALCLLPGGETESQNCKEAPEWYIGEENPMLNSRGSVTVVALLQASUYLCLLQASRLEDLRVKLENEGLVNISYVVVNHQGAHSQKKVHLLRESVSEHITVYQQDEGQADVWTNLNGSKDDFLIYDRCGRLVYHLGLPYSFLSFQYVEESIKIAYCENKCGNCSYMEADIDGICENITKKADEKLAEIEPKPTSQRSQHHNLHRHRHHHHHHHHHSKNANHQAPPETQRHHPHSGRRHRVFGHNRHDQTGSHEQVESVETTPDKKLUKKGKTSCKNSLTUNWQTASDSTSSSUCCHCRHLLFEELGNSVTUQCRGALPNSCRUHGQLSAEDITESUQURLLTAAUQSPAAEASETSDTUQUQEKARNUAUKTN